One Janthinobacterium sp. TB1-E2 genomic region harbors:
- a CDS encoding 2-hydroxychromene-2-carboxylate isomerase produces MSASQNKVVQYFFAPHSPWTYLGHARLMAIAAKTGAQIDVRPFDLGKVFSVSGGLPLAKRAPQRQAYRLAELARWSAFLQVPLTLQPKFFPVSPEASAKLIIATRLAHGVEASLNLAHAIMRGLWAEERNIGDEETLVQIAVDAGFDGRQLLKTSETASVQAEYDANTEAATAASVFGSPWYIVDGEGYWGQDRLDFVERALDAK; encoded by the coding sequence ATGAGTGCAAGTCAGAACAAAGTCGTGCAGTATTTCTTCGCCCCCCACTCGCCATGGACCTATTTGGGCCACGCGCGCCTGATGGCCATCGCCGCGAAGACGGGCGCACAGATCGACGTGCGTCCCTTCGACCTGGGCAAGGTCTTCAGCGTCTCGGGCGGCCTGCCGCTGGCCAAGCGCGCGCCGCAGCGCCAGGCCTACCGCCTGGCCGAACTGGCGCGCTGGTCGGCCTTTTTGCAAGTGCCATTGACCTTGCAGCCGAAGTTCTTCCCCGTGTCGCCGGAAGCGTCGGCCAAGCTGATCATCGCCACGCGCCTGGCGCACGGCGTGGAGGCATCGCTGAACCTGGCGCACGCCATCATGCGCGGCCTGTGGGCCGAAGAGCGCAACATCGGCGACGAAGAGACGCTGGTGCAGATCGCCGTTGATGCCGGTTTCGATGGCCGCCAGTTGCTGAAAACGTCGGAAACGGCAAGCGTGCAGGCGGAATACGACGCCAATACGGAGGCAGCCACCGCCGCTTCCGTCTTCGGCTCGCCGTGGTACATCGTCGATGGCGAAGGGTACTGGGGCCAGGACCGCCTCGATTTCGTCGAGCGGGCGCTGGACGCAAAATAG
- a CDS encoding THUMP domain-containing class I SAM-dependent RNA methyltransferase: MASYFCPCPRGMEAALAEELGEIAQDSATMKVHNQVPGGVHCSGDLLDSYRINLHSRIASRVLMRMAHSGYKTENDIYDLTLAQSWEDWFGVHHTIRVDVTAVKSPLRSLEFTTLKIKDAICDRFRDQFNERPSVNTKTPDMRIVGFLDAHTFTVYLDTSGEALFKRGWREETGDAPLRENLAAGLLRVSGWKPGMVLFDPMCGSGTILAEAAQMLQGIPPGASRQFAFENFHDFDPAPWNAMKNAIKVNPLPAEPTIFGSDISGDMVAMTRHNLRCAGVRFDVPLKQIEAQEVKPPSDVPGIMLTNPPYGERIGVRGDSTIPEDELSTSFYSAMGTTLKQRFAGWTVFLFTADLGLPKLLRLKEARKTPFFNGALECRLFRFDMVAGYNRREEAKPKPQQ; encoded by the coding sequence ATGGCTTCATATTTTTGCCCATGCCCGCGCGGCATGGAAGCGGCGCTGGCCGAGGAACTGGGCGAGATCGCCCAGGATAGTGCGACCATGAAGGTCCATAACCAGGTACCGGGCGGCGTACACTGCTCGGGCGACCTGCTCGATTCCTACCGCATCAACCTGCATTCGCGCATCGCTTCGCGCGTGCTGATGCGCATGGCCCATTCCGGCTACAAGACGGAAAACGACATCTATGACCTGACCCTGGCGCAATCCTGGGAAGACTGGTTCGGCGTGCACCACACGATCCGCGTCGATGTCACGGCCGTCAAATCGCCGCTGCGCAGCCTGGAATTCACGACACTGAAAATCAAGGATGCGATCTGCGACCGCTTCCGCGACCAGTTCAACGAGCGTCCATCGGTCAACACCAAGACGCCGGACATGCGCATCGTCGGCTTCCTCGACGCGCACACGTTTACCGTCTACCTCGACACCTCGGGCGAAGCCCTGTTCAAGCGCGGCTGGCGCGAAGAGACGGGCGACGCGCCGCTGCGCGAAAACCTGGCCGCCGGCCTGCTGCGCGTGTCGGGCTGGAAGCCTGGCATGGTGCTGTTCGACCCGATGTGCGGTTCCGGCACCATCCTGGCCGAAGCGGCGCAGATGCTGCAGGGGATACCACCGGGCGCGTCGCGCCAGTTCGCGTTTGAAAACTTCCACGACTTCGATCCGGCGCCATGGAATGCCATGAAAAACGCTATCAAGGTCAATCCGCTGCCGGCCGAACCGACGATTTTCGGCAGCGATATCTCGGGCGACATGGTCGCCATGACGCGCCACAACCTGCGTTGCGCCGGCGTGCGCTTCGACGTGCCCTTGAAACAGATCGAGGCGCAGGAAGTCAAGCCGCCAAGCGACGTGCCGGGCATCATGCTGACCAACCCGCCGTACGGCGAGCGTATCGGCGTGCGCGGCGACAGCACCATCCCGGAAGATGAACTGTCGACGTCCTTCTACTCGGCCATGGGCACGACCCTGAAGCAGCGTTTCGCCGGCTGGACCGTGTTCCTGTTTACGGCCGACCTGGGCTTGCCCAAGCTGCTGCGTTTGAAAGAAGCGCGCAAGACGCCATTCTTCAATGGTGCGCTGGAATGCCGTCTGTTCCGCTTCGATATGGTGGCGGGATACAACCGCCGTGAAGAAGCCAAGCCCAAGCCACAGCAGTAA